The genomic region CTTTCAATCGCTGCCGGACTCGTGGGCGATTGATCAGCTTTTCCCGATTATGCCGATTCACCGCCTGCAGGAAAAACCGGCGCACGAAGCAATTCTCGCCGACATCACCTGCGACTGCGACGGCAAGATTGACCGCTTTATTGATTTGCGCGACGTGCGCCGGACACTGCCGGTGCACGCACTGAAAGACGATGAAGATTATATTCTCGGTGTATTCCTGGTCGGCGCCTATCAGGAAACGCTCGGTGACCTCCATAATCTGCTGGGCGATACAAATGTTGTCAGCGTGCGCATTGATGCCGACGGCCACATTCATTACGCGCGCGAAATTGAAGGCGATTCGGTTGCTGATGTGTTAACCTATGTTGAATATGAACCGAAGGAAATGGTGCGCCGTGTGCGTGAAATGGCGGAGAACGCAGTGAAAAGCGGGCGTATGACTGCGCGCGAACGCCGTGCAATTATGGATGCCTATGAAAGCGGTCTGCGCGGCTACACCTATTTTGAGCGGGAAAATTGATGTAGATGGTACTGCCGGAAAAAAATGAAAAACGTACGCGCAGCATCAGAGATTATCTGCGCATTGCCGTTTATCAGCATGCGACGCCGGAGCAGATTGCGCTCGGCTTCTGTATCGGACTGTTTGTCGGACTTTCGCCGTTGTTCGGCGTGCAGATGATGCTGGCATTTCTGCTGGCACTGGCACTGCGCGGCAGTAAAATTTCGGCGATGATCACCGTGTGGATTACGAATCCGCTGACTGCGTTGCCGGTGTATTCGTTCACCTACTGGATCGGGTCACATATTCTAAAATCACCGGTCAATGAAAAACCGCTGCGCCGGTTTCTGAGCTACTGCATACATCATCTGACGTGGGAAAATTATGATGAAGCACGCACCATACTGTATGAAGCGCTGCAGCTGGGGCGCGGTATTCTGCCGCCGCTGTTTCTCGGTGGATTCATCGTTGCGCTTGCCTGTTCACTGATCGGCTATCCGCTCGTCATTTTTGCCGTACACCGTTTCCGCACCGCACGCAGTATGCGGATTCAAAAAAAGAAACTGCATATCAAACCTTCTGTTCAGTCCGGTGATACCCCGCGCGACACGTTCACAAAACTGGATCATTCACTTTAAATTTCCAGAGCGGTCGGCAGGAATCCGGTAACGTTGCAGAATGCCGGCAGCAGCGGCTTTGGCTTTCTCCCGGTCGAGTACAATTTCGCTGTTGCGGCTGTCGGCAAATATAATGAATTCACCGGTGCTCTGCTCGACGGCAGCGATGAGTTCTTTCATGTTTTTAACACGCATACCGTTAACGGATTCGACAATCCAGTTGTTCCAGCTGTGATAGCCGATATTTACGTCGTCAGCGAGCATGCGAATAAGAACCAGCACCTGTTCGTCCTCTTCAATACGATCCTGATATTGCAAAGCGTACACCAGATTTTTCGGCGCTTTGGCATACCAGTCATTCCATGAATGCAAATAATTTTTGGTAAGCGGAACAAACACTGCACCGCCGAAAATATAATAGTCCGGCTGAACGTCGTACTGCTCGCGCACAACGAGAACTTCAGAATCAACTGCGCGTGTAAAGTGAATCGTAACATCCAGTGCTTTGCCGGCACGGAATATATTCAGCGGTATCGTTCCACCCACCTGACAAAGTTCTGCCGGATACGAAAATGAGGTCCGTTCGTTTGGGCGGAACTCAATCGTTCCGTCGTCGGCCACCGGCAGCCCATCAATCTCAAAAATCACATCGCCGGTTTTTAAAATTCCGGCACATGCCGAACCGGGCACAATATATTGCACAAGCACGCCGGTCATTTCCGGCGTCATGCCGTATTTCCGTTTTAAATCCGGATTCTCCATCTTGGCGGTGCGAAGGCCGAGATCAGGGATACCGTCAAACCGGCCGTCGGCAATGTCGGTAAAGAAATGTTTAATGACCGGCGACGGAACCATGTAGCCGATATTGTCAGCAGATGGCAGTCCCTGCATCACCACGCCGACAATTTTTCCATCCGACAAAACCGGTCCGCCGGAATTTCCAGGATTAATGGCTGCATCAATCTGACCGGCGAGAAATGCGAACGAACTGTGCACATAACTCTGGTGCTCAATGCGTGAAATTACACCCTTCGTTGTACTGAGCATATCACCGCCGGTTGGGAACCCGAGCACCGTCACTTCCGCCTGTGTTTCCGGCAGTCCGCCGATTTCCAGCGGCTCAATACCGTCAAAAAATGTTTCATCCTCCACCGCCAGCAGCGCGAGGTCGGCCATGTGTGAAACAAACAGAACGTGCGCACGAAACCGGCGCGCATCGCCGTAGCGCCGCACCTGAATAAATGTTTCGTCGCTGACAATGTGCGCATTCGTCAGAATTTTTTCCCCGGCGATTACGCAGCCGGAACCGGTTTTTGTCATCGGACCGGACATATTCCACGGCGTATAATAAAATGGCGATGAATAGGTTGTATATATTTTTACAATCGCCTGACGCGCATCCACCGCACTGGAGCTTTGGATTATTACAAAAATAAATACCGCAATTCCTGAAATCAGCTTTCTCATACTGTCCTTTCAAACTCTGATCTTTACAGTGTAACCGCCGAAGGGTAGATTGTAAAAGCAAGTGTCCGGTTGGAGCTTTTTGATTCATGCCGCGATTTCCTGGTTGAACCGTTCTTCCGCTGTTTCAAAATTCAGGATCTTACGTGGATAGGTGTTAATCCATCGTTCGATTTCATGAAGCAGTTTTCTGCTGATGCGTCCCAGTTTTCTTCCTTTTGGAATAAACCGCCGGATGAACCGGTTGGTATTCTCATTGCCGCCGCGTTCCCACGCACTGTACGGATGGGCATAATACAGATGCGTCCGATTTCCGGTGACGGCGGAACGTTCCATTCCGGCATAATCAAGCAGTTCTCCTCCGTTGTCCGAAGTGATGCTTTTAAATATACACCGGAACGCCTCAGCTCCCGTCTGTCGCTCGATGTCATTGAGTACACCAATCACCGCCGCCTGACTCCGGTTTCTCAGTTTCCGCAGGATCAACCGCCGGGTTTTGCGTTCGGTTAATGAAAGCAGTGCGCCTTTCCCGCTGACGATCAGGTCGATTTCCCAATGACCGAACTCAGTCCGGGTTTCAACCGCCGGCGGCCGGTCCGTAATACTGTGTCCCGGAGTCACCGCGCGCTTACGGATGCGCTGCACCGGGCGGTACCGGCGTTTACGCATTCTCTTTTCCCACAACGATTCATGGCTCACCCCGGGAACCCTGCCGTGATCAATCAGATTATAAATCGTCTTCATACAGACTGCATAGGGCTCATCTTTCATCCGGTATGCCGCCACTGCCGGAGAACACCGCTTCACCGTAATCTGCTCCACCAGAAACGCCGCCAGCTGCGGATCGACAGCGGCGGACGCCGGTTTTCTGCGTCGCTGTTCATACACCGTCTGCCCCCGTACCGCATTATAACGCTCTTCGGCAGAATCGCGTCCGGTACGATAGGTCAGCCAGCCGCGCCGCCGTTCCCGCCGGATGGTACGTTCCGACCGCCCCAGCAACTCGGCAATGTGAAGTGCTGTTGCGCCGCCGCGCAACAGCACTTCAATCTGAATGCGTTCTTCCTGGTTCAAATGTTTTCCTTTTCGCGGGTGAGGTGTGCTACGCTCTGCCTGTTCCATGCCGGTGTTCCTTTCCTTTGTTTTCGTTGAATGAAGAAAGGTTCATTCTGGCATGGAATTTCTACGCCTCCAACCGGACACTTGCTTTTACAATCTACCGTGTAACCGCCGAAGAAAAATTTTGCGCGCTCTTTCTTTACTTTCATGCGCCGGTTCAGGCAGTCTTCTCGTCAGTTCCCGGGGTGCCCGCCTGCCTGACGGCAGGAAGCACGAATCCCGAAGCCTGAAATTCGAATAATTGAAGTTTTGATGATTTGAATTTTGGATTTGTTTCGAGTTCCGTGCTTCGAATTTTAAATGTATTCGTGGCGCTGAGATAATACCCGCAGAACCTGATCCGGTTAGTACCGGCGAAAGGGAGTGACGCGCATTGGCAGAACTCCCTTTTATGAACGAGGGAGTTTTTTTATGCTCATAACAGTAAACGGCGAAAGCCACGAACATTCCGGCAACGGCAGTATCACCGCCCTGCTCGGCGAACTGCTGCAGCACGAACACCCCATCAAAACCATGCCCGCCAAACGCAGAGCCGAAGCCAAACTCCGCATCAAACGTATGCGCATGCTGCAGAAAAGTCATTCGGAATAACTCTCAGGAATTCAGGAACAAAAACCGGACAGAATACTGTCCGGTTTTTTGTGTACGTCACCAATGCTTGCAATGGAATCTGCCTCACCCGGTTGATTCCCTTACAGCAAGATAAGGTTCAAGCCGGACAAATTCATTTTTACCGGATGAATCAACGTCATTGACGAGTAGAGAAACCAGCCGGCGCGCCTGTTCTTTATAGTCCCATCCAATTGTCGTAAGAGGCATCATATAGGTTAATATGTCGCCGCGTCCGACCAGCCCGACATCCTGAGGGATGCGAATCCCTTTATTTATACAGTAGCGCCAGACGGCACAGGCCATGGCATCGTGGCCGAAGACAATTCCCATCCGTCCTTTTTTTTCTGCCAGTGCCTGTTCTGCCATTTCAACTCCGAGCGCTTCATACTGTCCGTATTCAATAAACATCACCCTGTTCGCATCGCTGCCGGAAGGCAGAGTTCTCACTATTTCCTCATGCCTGATGGCCCGTGACATCAGCATTGACGCATCATATTTGATGCCTTTTTCTTTTAATGCCTGCCGGAAGCCCTCAATAGACTGTTCAGATGCAGAGTGACGAATTACCGGCGCCCCTTTATCTCCGCCGAGCTGCAACAGCCGGATATCCTCATATCCCAGTTCAAGCAGATGACGGGTTGCCAGTAACGATGCCTGATGGTGATCCAAAGAAACTCCAGGAAACCCGAGTACATAGTTACCGGTAACGCATGGGATATTTTTTTTCTGAATCATTCGCAGCGCATGCCCGCGCGGAATTTTTTCTCTGGTTGGAATCACGCTGAAGATAATAACTCCGTCAACCCTGGCGTCCATACACTCAACAATGGCATCGGACTCCTGATTGACATCGCTTCCGCTCAACACGAACTGAACCTGATATCCTAAGAGGGACACTTCCTGAAAAACGTATTCTGCGATTAAGGAATAAAAAGGATAGGTAAAGTTCGGCAGCACAAATCCGATCACTCTGCTTTTGCCTGTTTTTAAACTGAGCGCCAGTCGGTTCGGACGGAATCCAACCTCATCGGCCACCGCCTGAATCCGTTTCCGGGTCTTTTCTGCGACGAGAGAGCTGTTCCGGAGCGCCAGAGAAACTGTCGCATGCGAAACACCGCATTGCCTGGCAATTGTATAGATCGTCGGTCTGCTCATTTCACTCTTTCTTCTATATTTTACTCGATTAATTTATCTGTTTTACCTAGACTTCACCGCGTAAATAATACTCAAATCAAGTATTTAACTATCTCATACAAGAAAAACATGAGTCAATATCGAGAATATCTTTTGGAACAGATCATTCCATTCTGGATGGATCGCTCGATCGATCACATTTACGGTGGAATCAGTAATGTAATGGACGATAACGGCCGCACGGTAAATCATGATAAAT from Kiritimatiellales bacterium harbors:
- a CDS encoding DUF2062 domain-containing protein; translated protein: MVLPEKNEKRTRSIRDYLRIAVYQHATPEQIALGFCIGLFVGLSPLFGVQMMLAFLLALALRGSKISAMITVWITNPLTALPVYSFTYWIGSHILKSPVNEKPLRRFLSYCIHHLTWENYDEARTILYEALQLGRGILPPLFLGGFIVALACSLIGYPLVIFAVHRFRTARSMRIQKKKLHIKPSVQSGDTPRDTFTKLDHSL
- a CDS encoding trypsin-like peptidase domain-containing protein gives rise to the protein MRKLISGIAVFIFVIIQSSSAVDARQAIVKIYTTYSSPFYYTPWNMSGPMTKTGSGCVIAGEKILTNAHIVSDETFIQVRRYGDARRFRAHVLFVSHMADLALLAVEDETFFDGIEPLEIGGLPETQAEVTVLGFPTGGDMLSTTKGVISRIEHQSYVHSSFAFLAGQIDAAINPGNSGGPVLSDGKIVGVVMQGLPSADNIGYMVPSPVIKHFFTDIADGRFDGIPDLGLRTAKMENPDLKRKYGMTPEMTGVLVQYIVPGSACAGILKTGDVIFEIDGLPVADDGTIEFRPNERTSFSYPAELCQVGGTIPLNIFRAGKALDVTIHFTRAVDSEVLVVREQYDVQPDYYIFGGAVFVPLTKNYLHSWNDWYAKAPKNLVYALQYQDRIEEDEQVLVLIRMLADDVNIGYHSWNNWIVESVNGMRVKNMKELIAAVEQSTGEFIIFADSRNSEIVLDREKAKAAAAGILQRYRIPADRSGNLK
- a CDS encoding IS30 family transposase, producing the protein MNQEERIQIEVLLRGGATALHIAELLGRSERTIRRERRRGWLTYRTGRDSAEERYNAVRGQTVYEQRRRKPASAAVDPQLAAFLVEQITVKRCSPAVAAYRMKDEPYAVCMKTIYNLIDHGRVPGVSHESLWEKRMRKRRYRPVQRIRKRAVTPGHSITDRPPAVETRTEFGHWEIDLIVSGKGALLSLTERKTRRLILRKLRNRSQAAVIGVLNDIERQTGAEAFRCIFKSITSDNGGELLDYAGMERSAVTGNRTHLYYAHPYSAWERGGNENTNRFIRRFIPKGRKLGRISRKLLHEIERWINTYPRKILNFETAEERFNQEIAA
- a CDS encoding LacI family DNA-binding transcriptional regulator is translated as MSRPTIYTIARQCGVSHATVSLALRNSSLVAEKTRKRIQAVADEVGFRPNRLALSLKTGKSRVIGFVLPNFTYPFYSLIAEYVFQEVSLLGYQVQFVLSGSDVNQESDAIVECMDARVDGVIIFSVIPTREKIPRGHALRMIQKKNIPCVTGNYVLGFPGVSLDHHQASLLATRHLLELGYEDIRLLQLGGDKGAPVIRHSASEQSIEGFRQALKEKGIKYDASMLMSRAIRHEEIVRTLPSGSDANRVMFIEYGQYEALGVEMAEQALAEKKGRMGIVFGHDAMACAVWRYCINKGIRIPQDVGLVGRGDILTYMMPLTTIGWDYKEQARRLVSLLVNDVDSSGKNEFVRLEPYLAVRESTG